The Nymphalis io chromosome 3, ilAglIoxx1.1, whole genome shotgun sequence genome contains the following window.
ACGCGGTGCTGAGGGTCGCAAGGCCGGGGGGAAGAGCGAAGGGAGAGGAAACGTCACGTCGAACAACGTAAGTTTTATGCTACCAAATTCAGAAGGTCTCGAAAGCAACGATTTAGACCATGTTAGCCGGCTTTTTAATTTTGTCGAATTCAAACTTGCCTGCGTCGCTCAAGAGTCGTCGTGTATGATTACGAGAGTGGGAACGGCAAGTTCGTTGTAGTAAAAGTGAGCTCTCTATGTGCGATTAAATCGTGTTGATGTTGGTTTTTAAGATTAAGTAATTTGTATAATGTGTTGTGTTGTTAGTTTTTACAACATCAAACTGGTTAAACTCATTACGTATACGGTGGAAATATTTgtagaaaaaatatcaaaataaagcagaaaataaataaatagagaaCGATACTTCGCGTCACCAGTGAACCGCGAGTGGCAAAAAGGACCTTAATTTGTTGAACATTAAAGTGATATTTGCTTGGTACTGTGAATATTGATaactgaattaataaaaattatgactcCTTGCTTAGTTGTTGACTGCTGATCTTAGTATATAGGAATGATCAGCAGCCTGTGTAATGAGTCATAATGGACTGGAGAATTCGAAGACACTCAAATGAATGCCGGTGAAGCCCGTTGAGGCCACGGACTTTTGAAACAGGTACCGGTTTTGTATTATcattttgtttgatttataatgCTGCTCCGTTCAAACTCGACGGGTGCCTTGCACCAAACTTTAGTGCAacaatttttaactttgtttgacctcaattttgtatataatagtaattattttggtactgtaatgttaaataagaattggcttttatcgttttttttttttcgtatataaaGTAAGCTATATGCTTTAACGTACTAagatgataaattaataatttattttacagataGTAATATACAAGAGTGCTACAGTTACGAATCGACGCAAAAATCAGAGGAACAAGTAGTTTAATCTAGCAATAAAAACCGTCTAGCCGAAATGGAAGAGCCCAGCAAAGAGTACTTAGATGTgacaaaaaacgaaaaaaatagtGACAGTGATGTTAATAGTGAAGATTTAAGTGGTAGCGATgaacaaaataatgtaaatataaatagctcTCCATTTTATGAGAGCAGTGATAGTAAGATAGATTATGCTGAAAAGTTAGATGACAACGATACTCTAAGTGACATAGACGACATAAAAACAGATACAGCATCGGCAGATAGTGAAGATTCTGCGCTTGGAAGTCTCCCGAGCGACTGTGCACTGAACGATAGAGAAGAAGATGCACGCGATAGATCTGATGGCAGTGACTCGGGATTAGGTTCAGAAAGTCCAGATGATGGTAAACTACCAAGCTTCAATATGGCACTACCTTGCCCGAGCGAACCAAGCACTTTACAACCAGACAAAGACGAAATCGATGTTAATGCTTTTTCTAGTGATAATAATCAAGAAAATGTGGACCATAATTCCATCGAAGCTGCTAAAAAACCCCTAAAAAGTAGccttaaaagaaaatatgattaTGAACAAAATGATGAACCTCAGTTGAAGAAAAAGAAACACAAAATACAGTTCGATAATGTGACAGTCTTCTATTTTCCTAGAGCTCAAGGTTTCACATGTGTGCCTTCTCAAGGAGGCTCCACTTTAGGAATGGAGTGGGAACATAGCCATATACACAAGTTTACATTAGTCGAACATGCATTAGAACAGAGGCGGTTGCATAGACAAATTTTACAGCAGATAAAAAGTGAACGACACACTCTACAGGGAGTATCTCTATCGTCTAGTGAAGATAGTGATACTGAAGAAGAAACTAGTGATATATCTGAATCCGAGTTAGATTtagatagttattattttttgcaacCGGTACCAACGAGGCAGAGGCGAGCTTTATTAAGAGCAGCTGGTGTACGAAAAATTGAAGGCTATGAGAAAGATGAATGTAGAGACATTAGAACATCTCGTGAATTCTGTGGTTGCGCTTGTAAGGGTGTTTGCAATCCAGATAACTGTTCTTGTAGTCTAGCAGGCATTAAATGTCAAGTCGATAGACTTAATTTCCCTTGTGGTTGTACTAGAGATGGATGCTGTAACACCACTGGTCGAATTGAGTTTAACCCTATGAGAGTACGAACTCACTTTATCAATACACTTATGAGAATAGGCCTCGAAAAGAAAAATGAAGAAAACGAAGAAGCTGCTAAAAGAAAATGGGCTGAAGCACATAGTGCAAATGCCGCTTCTTGTGTATCCACTATACCGTACAATAAAGAAAACTGCCATAATCACGCAGAATCTGCAATTACTAGTATAAATCTACCTCCTAGATTGGGAATGGAATCTTGTATTACAGGCAACTTTACCAATATACACCATACTTTGAATAGTTCTAATAGTAATCCAAatgatacatttaattttagagGTGATCCTGTAGAccatagaaatttaaaaattaataatatgatgacCTTTGAAGATAAATCTGACCATCGAAATCATGAGCCCTACACGTCGAATATTCTCCAAGGTAAAGGCCCACCTTATCACGCCACCAATACTATGGAATATAACACAATGGCCAACAATATGCAAAGATATCAATGTGATCTCAGTTACTCATATGAACAACAATATCCAGACAGTCACCACTTCAAGGGATTGCAAAGTTTTTCTGCGGCTAGTTTTGAAGAATTTGCACATAATTCACAAATGTCTATGCTCAATCATTATGGTCACATGTACGTCTCAGATTACATGCAGAAACCAAGCACTAGCATGTCTGAACACACTTCGATACCGTACCAATCGATTTCGCATAATCattatgatatgtataaaaatgtccCAGACTGTGTAAACACCGATAACAAAGTAGACTCTCATTATACAACTTTAATGACAATGCCATATCAACAAAGCAATAAGTTACAAGCTGTAGAGAATGATGAAAATTGGTTTAGTCACAATACGCTACTTAACTTAGATCATTCCGTTCAGGTCAATGAAAATGTCCCAATAGTTCAAACCGAACAAGTTCAAACTTTGACTGAAGGTGAAACAAGTGACACTACTGAAAACTTTGGTGAACTTATAAAAAAGACTATGGTAGAGTCTGTTACAGtgtagttatattatttgttgtagTTTAACTCCTTCAATGAATTATTATGTTACtaagtttttcattatattaattggaacttcaatattatcattatattttaattattttatcaaaaaaatacccgatataataattactcaaatgttttacttaagtatgataaggACTTAAGCCAtgttatagaatttatttatctctaaaattaagtattacaattttaggttaaagtaataaaatattatttaaattatcacccgaattattattttaatagatgtaTTTgatcaacaaaataattaatttaaatgtctataataataatattatatgcattCTCAACAATCCTAAG
Protein-coding sequences here:
- the LOC126781007 gene encoding uncharacterized protein LOC126781007 encodes the protein MEEPSKEYLDVTKNEKNSDSDVNSEDLSGSDEQNNVNINSSPFYESSDSKIDYAEKLDDNDTLSDIDDIKTDTASADSEDSALGSLPSDCALNDREEDARDRSDGSDSGLGSESPDDGKLPSFNMALPCPSEPSTLQPDKDEIDVNAFSSDNNQENVDHNSIEAAKKPLKSSLKRKYDYEQNDEPQLKKKKHKIQFDNVTVFYFPRAQGFTCVPSQGGSTLGMEWEHSHIHKFTLVEHALEQRRLHRQILQQIKSERHTLQGVSLSSSEDSDTEEETSDISESELDLDSYYFLQPVPTRQRRALLRAAGVRKIEGYEKDECRDIRTSREFCGCACKGVCNPDNCSCSLAGIKCQVDRLNFPCGCTRDGCCNTTGRIEFNPMRVRTHFINTLMRIGLEKKNEENEEAAKRKWAEAHSANAASCVSTIPYNKENCHNHAESAITSINLPPRLGMESCITGNFTNIHHTLNSSNSNPNDTFNFRGDPVDHRNLKINNMMTFEDKSDHRNHEPYTSNILQGKGPPYHATNTMEYNTMANNMQRYQCDLSYSYEQQYPDSHHFKGLQSFSAASFEEFAHNSQMSMLNHYGHMYVSDYMQKPSTSMSEHTSIPYQSISHNHYDMYKNVPDCVNTDNKVDSHYTTLMTMPYQQSNKLQAVENDENWFSHNTLLNLDHSVQVNENVPIVQTEQVQTLTEGETSDTTENFGELIKKTMVESVTV